Proteins encoded in a region of the Sebastes fasciatus isolate fSebFas1 chromosome 9, fSebFas1.pri, whole genome shotgun sequence genome:
- the LOC141773600 gene encoding C-type isolectin Sp-CL4-like has protein sequence MRLTVVTAVLLLVGALNTVTADIDCPSIWDVCQEVPHMPCGDGWTRFDENRCVKYVKTAKTFQDAQDECRSSDGDLISIHSLQQVVHLLCLTSYNTARSEPQAAWIGAKRSGENFAFTDGSEFNYKGLHFGEPDNVGGEDN, from the exons ATGCGTCTAACTGTGGTAACCGCTGTCCTGCTGTTGGTGGGCGCCCTGAACACCGTGACTGCCGACATTGACT GTCCTTCCATTTGGGACGTGTGTCAAGAAGTTCCACACATGCCATGTGGTGACGGATGGACCCGCTTTGATGAGAATCGCTGTGTCAAATACGTCAAGACTGCAAAAACTTTCCAGGATgcacag GACGAGTGCCGCAGCTCCGACGGTGATCTGATATCCATACACAGCCTTCAACAGGTGGTGCACCTGCTTTGTTTGACAAGTTATAACACCGCTCGTTCTGAACCCCAAGCTGCTTGGATTGGAGCCAAAAGATCAGGG gaAAACTTTGCATTCACTGATGGATCTGAATTCAACTACAAAGGATTGCATTTTGGTGAGCCGGACAACGTTGGTGGAGAAGATAATTAA